TGTGAACTTTCCAGGTGTCTGAGTCATCTTGGCATGGTAGGCTTGCTGGATAACTTCACTGTTTGTGAACAAATGTGGGGTGACCTCGTAAAGCGGTGGAAGTACAACGTATTTGGTGAGTGGAGAGTGCGTTACTGCTGCATACAATGCGTACACAAATTCTCCTTCATTCATGCGGTTTCTGAAATAAGCGGCATTACTGATGAAAGTTTGCCAGTCTTTGCTATGTTCCAAAACATCATAGAGCATAAGTGCTTCTTCACGTTGTCGTGTGTTGAAGAGAGAGAACCAGTGTTTTTGTTCCAAGAGCCTATGGTCCCTCAGCTCCGTCAGAAGCTTCTGGACAGCGGCTCCACCGTCAGTATAGCGAGATGTGTCAGCTTCCGGGTTGAAGGTTTCACCGAGTCGCTTCAGGTTACCATCACGCAGAACTTCATAAACTTTGAACAGCAGATAATTTATGTCGTGCTGCTTTTGAGCTGTAGAAGCGCctgaaatttaaaaagaaaaaatgtgCAGAGAAGAATGAATCATGTGCTTTGAAGTTTTTAAGGGTTACGGGATTATTAGTTTTGAAAGAGTACTGGAATGTTTCTTAAGATTTTTCAGTAGCCTTGTATCATCTCTACATCTAATTTTAagcatttttaaaaaattaactgaaaaatattgttagatttatgcactctcgaagTATTTCTATTTTGTTCCAGCTTCTCTACAAGtctgaaccacttcaacaacccctcctcagccctctggataatagctttGGTAATCCCGTTCATCAGCATTatttccaaactgcgaattctctgcattagattcacaccacacattgccctcagacaagacatttccactgcctccagccttctccttgatgcaacattcataacccatgtttcacaccatAAAAGAGGGTTtgttaactatactctcatacatttaccTCTTTGCTTCCGTGGACAAAGTTgtttgtctccacatactcctCAGTGCAACACTCACGTTtacccctcgtcaattctatgattcacctcgtctttcatagacgaggtgacacgtccactcctaaatatctgaacacattcacctccttcatgctctctccctccaatctgatatcaaatctttcgttacctatttttttcatcatcaccttactcttatatcCTCAATTCTTTATATCCTCTATTCTTTAATCCCacatctcttgccaacacccgagcattcacttctcttacaaacccatctataaatatattgaacaaccacggtgacatcacacatccttgtctaaggccgacttttactgggaaataatctccttctctcctacttactctaaccagagcctcactatcctcataaaaactcttcatatATTTGCATTTACTCAATATCACGGACATAGGTAAAACTTTATAATCAATATATAGTTATTCTTTATATTTGTATTCATCTCAAATGTTAATCACCTAAGGTTAATAAACAAAACTGAaattcttctctgcaaaacttaTTAGTCATATAGCACAACCTAATAGAATACTCAGTTCTCTTGTAATCATTGTAACTCACCTGATGATCATATGTACTGTtgttgccttattaatcttaagctAAATTTAAGTTTGTCAGCAATGCTTTGCATATAAAGGGGATTTTGGTATGTATACCTGACTATTATATTCCTTTGCACAAAcatgtatcatatatatatatatatatatatatatatatatatatatatatatatatatatatatatatatatatatatatatatatatatacatatatacatatatatatatatatatatatatatatatatatatatatatatatatatatatatatatatatatatatatatatgtgtgtgtgtgtgtgtgtgtgtgtgtgtgtgtgtgtgtgtgtgtgtgtgtgtatatatatgcccaataagtaaaactggtcattagcaagaactcgtttaaaattaactcttttctaaaattttctcttatacgtttaaattattattataatcaagggggaagcgctaaacccgtaggattatacagctcccgaggggggatgtggaaggcattcaggcttaattcggggacctggagcacagatgcaattccctaaatcaagagcccctcaccaacatcaaggaaccttccatgatgGGTATatgtttaaagacatttttttttcatttatattaatgtaaaaattaataattttgtaccaaaagaacctcaaAAACCTTACCTAATGTAATAtactaatattatatataatactgAAATATAGAATTTCGTGCACTCACCTCCTGCTGCATCGTTCTGGTAGTCGAAGTTGGGCtgggcagctgcagcagcagcaacaagagcacacaacaccaggaccttcatggtggtgatggtgagctcCGTTCTGTCGAGCCAAGCTTTATACTCCGTGGCCCCAGTAACTCAAACCTGTGATACTGCCTTTGTGCTAATCttcctcctcccatcacccctccatgCTAATCTCCCTTCTCGTCCGTTGCTGACCGTCGATGACTACTATTATCTTGAGATTATCCACTTGATAAGAGACAACATGAATAGGCCTAGTGTATAAGGAACAGCTGGCATTTTGATTTATAATAACGATACAAACGTAACACGAAAATAATAACAAATATAACACGATATGCCAAGCATTTTACAAACCACGAAAAAAATAATAAGCAAAAGGCATATACCCTTAACTAGATCTTTCCCTGTTAGTTAATTCCATAAACTAAGTATAGCATCTCTGTTAATTATAGCAGAGGAGTCATTTAACTGCAAGAAAAGTGATTATTTCTTTAATAGATTGACAGGTTGAAGGCAGCCTGTAGAGCAATGATTTATGAAGATGAAATTAATTCTTAATCATATAATACATCTTTGAAGTGAAGACGAGGCTTGAGCAAGCTAAAGCAGGGATCTGCACTACGTTTCATCGTATGAGTTAATTTATGAAATACTAACTATAATTACTTTACCATACTCAGTACTAGTAtttttgtatatatgttggtagaattaccgaaaatatgtaaagtaaaaggacacaagtgcaattgatgtgacattttattttggcaatgtttcgctctccaggagatttgtcaagccgtaacggcttgataaaggtcctggagagcgaaacgttgccacaataaaatgtcacattagttgcacttatgttctTTTACTTTACTAGTATTCTTAACTCACCGACCGTCTTCTACCGATAAAGGGTCACCCCCTCCCTCTGAAATAAAGAAGCACATTCACCATTATTTATTCAATCGCTGTCTTGCCATAAGAGCGTTGACATCATAGTTTAGATGATCCTCCAAACTACAACATTCCTTTAGTGAACAGGTATTGTACTTTCGAcctgcaggactcaagtccggtaaaCTGTTTTCCTTGAATCTCTTCACGAATGTATcctcgctcacactccaacagccatGCATAATAGTTTCCTGACTACTGCTCCCTCCGTCAACATTTAGTTTACCTCTGAGACGTTAATTAGAGTTCCACCCACAATGTCTTGAAGCCAATTAACATGTCTTTATTTAGACACTCCATTCAGAGAGCACTGCCTATTTCATTATGACGGCTGTATGAGAGAGGTGTTCTCGGAAATAATTGGATTTCAGTCAGACAAGACGACTTGTTGTCATTGTTCTTACATGATACTTGTCTTAATTATATGCACGTGTCTATTCGACACTGTCGAGTAGACATGTGCACACTGCACTatcataaaaataatgataaaaatattattgtactctcataaattcccctttttttttgcctctatggataacgttctttgtctccaccagtgtctcaGTGCATCATTCACCTTTTTCTTCTCGTTAGTTTTATGCTTCATCTCGTCTTTTATAGACCTGTCTGCTAACAAGTCCACTCACAAATGTCTGAacacacttcctccatactcctctcTCTAATCTGGTATGCAATccttcattacctatttttttgattctcattaccttactcttccctatgttcacttttaatttccttcttttacataccctcccaaactgGTCTGAGAATCTTCCAAAAAACACCGTATCATCGGAAATAGGccactgtgataactccctcTTTGTATTCGATTCTTCATAATTAAACCCCACATCTTTCTCCAACATCCTACCATCCACTTCTTCTACAACCCATTTAAAAATGCTAAAAATATATGGTGGCATCACGTCACTGTCTAAGGCCCACTtctactggaaaataatctccctctctcctatgtatCATAGCCTAAACCAATTCTTAAGTGCtttaagtaacctaccacctattccatacatttgcaccTTCTTCCACATTGCTTCCTTATCATCCtgtcatatgtcttttctaaatccataaatacagcgAGAACTTCTTTAccattatctaaatattgttcacaagTATGCTTCACTGCAAACGCTTGGTCTACACATCACTTACCCTTCCTCGAGCCTCCTTGTTCAGTTGTGATCCTGCTCTCTGTCATAcccctaattctttcaataataactctaacatacactttacctggtatactctgCAGGCgtatttccctataattcttacactctcttttatccccttatCTTTTATACAATGAGCTTTGCGCACTTTCTGTCATTCTCTCTGTATCTTccactcttccatacatttatgtAACAAATACACTAATCACTgcaaaaactatatccccaactACTATTAACATTTCTTAATGTTCCCATAATCCTAGCTGCTTAACCCCATTTCATTCAACTCAGTGCCTCATGCACCTCTTCTACATTCACATCTGGCACTTCCTCATTCctaaaaagatgttatacctgtttgcctaatgcatgaaatcactctctctctctctttcaacttTTAATAGTGCTTCAAAatgttccctccatcttctcaatacctTTCTTGTTTTAACTGTTAAGtacatttgttccctaggctttctcaacttttaTTCTCACTCAAAAAAGTTTTCTGATTCTCAACAAATTCTGTTGATAAAacttcacccactctctcatttgcttttcTTTTACAATACTTCTGCCTCTCCTCTGTATACTCCACCCTCTCTATATGAATTCTAATTTGCAAAAAAACTTTCATTTgcaaactttttctcccttaccactctCTTTCCTAATCATTCCACTAGTCGCTCCTGTTCCTTCCCTgctgtacactttatcactgcaTTTTTAAATCTACCTCATACCTCTTTGACTTCCTCCTCATTACCTACACTCTCTAGTCCATATTTCTcccatatcttaccctaactctcATCttatttaatttatcaattttcaGTTTTCTCTTACTGATGACGTTCTCTGTGTACCCCATCTAACTCttgctctcactgtagctacaactaaataatatgATGTCTGTTGCTCTGAAAACATGCACATCCAAAAGTCTAATCATCATCCTTTTGttgctattaataataataataataataataataatgataataataataataataataataaaaataataataataatattattattattattatttttattattatcatcatcattattattattattattattattattattattattattattattattattattattattattattattattattattagtattagtattattatactAAGCCAAAAGGGTCGTGCAGCGCCATGAGTCACCTTTTTTGCACCGTTagtaaatttaaatttaaagCATGAACAAAGTGATATTGCTTTGTTAATTTGCTTGTCGGGTTTAAGGGCTGCAACAACTGGAACTAACCGCAAGTTCCGCAGACCTATTTTCGGAATTAATCGACCATAAAACCGCCAAATCTCTAAGAAAATAGGAACCCATCAAGAAGCCCATATAATGAAACAAGAATATTAAAAAAGAAAGGAGCCAGTGTCATCACAATAAATGGACGAAAACAGCGCCAACCCTCGTATCCTCTCTGGTCGCCCGCGACTGCCCGGAAGAGATTAATCAGTTTAGAACAGATCACTCACCATGCCGAACGGTTAAGTCAGTGGGAAAAAGGCATCATTCAAGACCCAGGTAGAACGGAGCGTTCACACTTCTTACCAGAGCTGGGGAAGCTGAGGAGCAACTCCTTTGAGCCTCACATTGTTTTGGCAAATCCAGAGACGCAGCTGAGTGAGTCGCTTACACGTAGCCTATAAAACATAATAGTCAAAGAAGATTCAATAGATAAATAAATACGCCATGCAACGAGAGTGGCGCTATCAACACCAAGACAATTAATTCCTCATCTGATCCAATCATTCCCACTCGTATATTTGCCTAACCAATTTTCTAAAATTAGCTAAATACTTGTCTGACTGGCGCTTCTTGGTTGGTTTGTTAGATTTAACGCCTGTCATCTGTAGTACGGGCATTATACTTGTATACTACTACTAATTAATACTTTAACTATAAAATAGTTACCAAAATAAGTTAGTATGAAATACACACAGAGACGAACGTACCTTTCGGGGAAAATACCATCGTGCTTCCGTGTTGGTAGGCAAAATTTACATTAAAGTAAACATGGTTCgctcgataaattagacacgtgttcaagatttgggtatctttaatgtggaaacgcttcgccacacattggtttcatcagtccatcagtcttaatgagactgatggacagattacatcgtctccaggctgagggtcttattacctcaaactccttttgatcttcaccattcttctttgtattggactgatgaagccactgtgtggcaattCCTTTGTGATAGTAAAAATTACTTAGTACATATATCCTTTTGAGAATTGTCTTTACCATTTAAAGGATGAAGCAGATCAACATTTTTCTTTTTTAGAAAAATATGAATGCGAGATTTTCTGGGACAAGGATTGTTAAATATATTTCCCCCTGTCAGTTATGCAAGTATAGTAATAGAAGTTAAAAGTTCTTTACTTCTTCTTGAAAATAAACTACGAAAAGGTTCCATGACAACGAAAACATGTGTCATGAATTGCATAATTAGTAGAAAATGTAACAAAATTAAATAACTGTTGTTTTGTGTTAAGAATCTGGGTATAATAACAATATCATTTGACAATCTCTTTATTTACttactaatattattaattttttaagcaaagtaacattgaaAAAAATCCCAAATATTTCTGCTCTCGTTAGGAGAAAGTGATATTATTCTATTCACAGTTGAAGATCTTGACAATAATTTTTTTGAAGTTGGGAAGGTCATTGAAGATGCGTTCATCGTCAACACGACGATCCATTGGGTAGCCGTGTGGTCGGTTGTCAGGATACACTCCGTGGTAGCcatagtggatgaatttggagaTTCTATGTAGATTATCTACAGCTGCATCAGCCGAGCCGTcggtcacaaccaccaccaggtcGAATTCCAGACCTTCTGAGTTACCCTTTGGGAGCAAGAACCTGTTGGGCAGTCCTAGAGCACTCTCGTACTCATGGAGGTCGAGCTGGGAGCCAGAGGAGAGAGCTGCGTCAGCCTTCTGAATCAATGTGTGGAAACTAGGCACATCAGGGACAGTCACTGCCGATTCAGTGGACTTTCGCACGATGTGGGTCACACCAGGTCTTACTGTTGGAATATATATTTGGTATTATGTATATTAATATAAACAAGAGGTAACATACAAACATCATAGCTTGACAAACATTTTGATGCTTCGTATAATATCACTGCGATAATTTGATCTACATATCAATAATTAAAAATTATAAGCAAAACAAATTTTCATGTAAGAAATAACTTGAAAAGGAACTTACGTTTCTTCCAGAACCGGTCAAGTTCGATGGCTCTCCAGCGTCCCTCATTGAATGGGTAGACAATACCATTGTTGTCACGGTGTGGCAAAGCGAAGATGCGAACTGTTGCCAACATTTCTCTGTCGTTGTTGTTCACAACATCAATTTTGTAGGAAAAGTCCTTGTGGTTCAAACGTGATACAAGTGTAGTGATTTCTACGTCATCAATTTCGACAGTGTCGTCCACAGCATTTAGCAAACTATATTCAAAATCTTCAAAATATGTTTCTAATGTTCCATCAATGACAACATTGTCAATTTTGACGCCACTAAATTCTAACTCTTCCTTTGTGTAGGGAGTAAGACGATCCTTGTGTTCCCTGAAGATATTATCCATGTATTTATGGAGCCTGAAGAATGCTGGGTCACGGGTGGCAGTTTCAAAGTGTTCCAGTACTCCAGGAGGTAAGTCGTACTTTCCATGTGGGTCTCCCTGGCGACCAAGAACTATATGAGCTGTGTTGTGGAGTGAACCGTAATACTCGATGTTAGGACTGTATGTTGACGACTCAATTACATCACCAAGGACATCAATTCCGTGAGAATTGTTTATATCAATAGTGGATCCATCTTTGGCAGTAACATATCCATGGGCAATGGCGTCACGAATGCGGGTTTCAAGAATGACCAAGTCACGAATGCGTGCGACACCGTCGACATCTTCAAAGTGAATATTATCAGGACGAGATGGGAATTCACCTCCATACTTGTAAGTTGTGTGAGGAGCGAAGCCTTCTTTGATGGTTTCTTCCCAGTGAAGTTCATCAACGGGATCCAAGTAGTTTGACAGACGTTCAGCATCGAAACGAACAGTGAGCTGGTGATGTACCCAGAAGAAGTTTTCACCCTTGCGATTCAGATGGTGGCCTTCATTTGCATCATTCCACCAGAATGGGAACTCCAAGTGCCAAGTAACATGGTGAGTATTCAGGCCAATATCTTCACCGAAGTATGCTACACGTTGCTCTGGGTTCTTTTTACTGCCCGTGAAGTGTGATCGGAATTTACCAGGTGTCTGAGTCATCTTGGCATGATA
The window above is part of the Cherax quadricarinatus isolate ZL_2023a chromosome 60, ASM3850222v1, whole genome shotgun sequence genome. Proteins encoded here:
- the LOC128694472 gene encoding hemocyanin subunit-like → MELTIVDMKVLVLCALAAATAAWPNLDVQNDAARGASTAQMQHDINYLLFKVYEVLRDGNLKRLGETFNPEADTSRYTDGGAAVHKLMTELRDHRLLKQKHWFSLFNTRQREEALMLYDVLENSKDWKTFISNAAYFRNHMNEGEFVYALYAAVTHSPLTKHVVLPPLYEVTPHLFTNSEVIQQAYHAKMTQTPGKFRSHFTGSKKNPEQRVAYFGEDIGLNTHHVTWHLEFPFWWNDANEGHHLNRKGENFFWVHHQLTVRFDAERLSNYLDPVDELHWEETIKEGFAPHTTYKYGGEFPSRPDNIHFEDVDGVARIRDLVILETRIRDAIAHGYVTAKDGSTIDINNSHGIDVLGDVIESSTYSPNIEYYGSLHNTAHIVLGRQGDPHGKYDLPPGVLEHFETATRDPAFFRLHKYMDNIFREHKDRLTPYTKEELEFSGVKIDNVVIDGTLETYFEDFEYSLLNAVDDTVEIDDVEITTLVSRLNHKDFSYKIDVVNNNDREMLATVRIFALPHRDNNGIVYPFNEGRWRAIELDRFWKKLRPGVTHIVRKSTESAVTVPDVPSFHTLIQKADAALSSGSQLDLHEYESALGLPNRFLLPKGNSEGLEFDLVVVVTDGSADAAVDNLHRISKFIHYGYHGVYPDNRPHGYPMDRRVDDERIFNDLPNFKKIIVKIFNCE